In the genome of Cervus elaphus chromosome 5, mCerEla1.1, whole genome shotgun sequence, the window aaccatctcatcctctgtcgtccccttctcctcccgccttcaatctttcccagcatcagggtcttttccagtgagtcagttcttcacaatcaggtggtcaaaatattggtgtttagcttcagcatcagtccttccaatgaatattaaggactgatctcctttaggaaggaccagttggatctccttgcagtccaagggactctcaagagtcttctccaacaccacagtccaaaagcatcaattcttcagctctcagctttctttatagtccaactttcacatccgtacatgactactggaaaaagcatgctttgactagacagacctttgttggtaaatgatgtctctgctttttaatatgctgtctagttggccctaacttttcttccaaggaacaagtgtcttttaatttcatggctgcagtcaccatctgcagtgattttggagcccccccaaaataaagtctctcactgtttccattgtttccccatctatttgccatgaagtgataggaccagatgccatgatctcagttttctgaatgttgagttttaagccaactttttcactctcctctttcatcaagaggctctttaattcttcgttttctgccataagggtggtgtcatctgtgtatctgaggttattgacatttctcccggcaatcttgattccagcctatgcttcatccagctcagcattttgtatgatgtactctgcatgtaagttaaataagcagggtgacaatatacagtcttaacgtactcctttccccatctggaaccaatctgttgttccatgtccagttctgttacttgttgacctgcatacagatttctcaggaggcaggtcaggtggtctggtattcctgtctctttaagaattttccagtttgttgtgatctacagccAACAACTGGGACCCATCAATGGTCCATTTTAATATGGTACTGGTATAGTTAATAACATGTATCTCTGCTTTCCTTGGAGCAACATACTATTTAgattaacaaacaaaaaatacaaatacagtgTTCAGACTATTTTTTACAGCGCCTGTTTTACTTAATACCAATTGACTGTGTTCCAAATCTTTGTTAACTTACCCATTATACCTGGTTCTCAGTGAGAAACCATCCCTCttgtttttttctagtttttaaaatataagaactaCAGAAAATAGGCAGTACATTTAAAAACTGCAGTGAACAGCCTCCTTCCTACCTGTCCTTTCGCCCAGCCATCTTCCCTCACAGCAGTTGCTTTTGTGTATCCATTTTGTCATATTCTTCAACCAAGCAAATATTGGttacatattctttaaaaattttgttaaaaatggaAGTATTCTAGAAACTTCTGTACCTTTCTAATCTGCTCAACAGTGGTCAGTTTGTCAATTTACATGTGCCCCAGTTTATCTGTCGGATTAAATTCCTGAAGATGAAATTGTTGGGGCAAAGGTTAAACACATTGATTTTAATGGAAAGTACCAAATTACTCTGTAGAGGTTGTACTAACTTATTTCCCCACCAGAAATGTCATGAGTACCCACTTTGCCGTTTTTTACCCAACAGTATTATCAGCAGTCTTTCATCTTTAGCAAGCTGAATCCACCTGTGTTCCTGatctcattctttccttttctggtcATGTGTATCTTTGGTCTTCTCTGTGTCTTCCATAGTCTGCAGGCTCGACCTTCCTATCCACTCTCCCCAGTccctctgcctgttttcctctttcaATGGCCCCATTTCCCGCATATTCATGATAAAACTTTTCCGACTCATTTTCCATTTATTAACATTAAACTCCTCAAACCTGTTTTCTGTTACTTTACCCTTGAAGTTGCTGTCTTAAACTCATTTTCTGTTACAGGACGGCTTCCTTTATGAAACTCTTCCTTGGCTTTGTCACTGCTGATTAATTTTTTCATACTGAAACACCGTGATTTCTTCTTGGGCACTTATTTCACAATGGGCAGAGTTCTATTATTTAGTCGGGTATCTCACCTGGAGGACTCCCACAGCATCCCTGTGCAAAGCTTCTCCCCTCCCAGATTCTTGGAGCCACAGCTCACCTATGACACAGACTGGTTTGTGTCATGTCTGTGCAGTAAATCTCCAAATACTTCTTATTGCCCGAAATCCAAATGCTTAGTTAGCATGGCATATAAGGCTTTCAGTTTATGTAACAAATATCTGAACACCAAAGACGACCATGAGTAGACGACCATGAGTCACTAGTAAGGCCAGTGAGACTGACTCAGGAGTCGAATGAAAAGGAAGCAGGTGTTTAAAGAAACAGTGAGCTTTGGAACCAGAGGCTCTCAGCTCaaagcacacacatgtgtacaggCAAGCTATTTCCTGTAAATAAACCAAGCACAGTGGAACTGTCAACACTTCAGGAACATTTTCTTCAATTCTTCTAAATTAATTTCAACTACTGACCTCAcagaatatattattatatacttaTTATTTGTGTCTCACTATATGGTTTTTTGAAAGCCAacataaattctttttcattcaaaagaaaatgaaaaaaccaaAGGTGAATCAGCCTTAGGGCAATTAATATTGACATTACCCTagactataaattttaaaatatcttttatgtgACAGTATAACATACTAGTTGCAACTGCTATTACTAGAACTAAAAGCAGGATTTCACATCTTCTCAACTTATTTGCTCTGATGGATATACTTTTTTGGATATTTCCTATCCTAGCCAAGccaaaatttttgtgtgtgtattaacaatgcataataaaagaaaaaacaaaacaatgcatCTTTTATATTATTGAACTTTATGTACAAAATCATTTgatttcaaataaacatttaatgtaaaaacaaaccttcttttaaactgaattttttttttacatctactGTACCATTCAAATGCTTTATCATCTTACATGATTTCTTCAAAATCTCTTATCAAGGGTACATatagaaaagctttttttttttataaatagaaacaaagggattttttcagcttttattaTAAGATGACATAAAAAGTTTACTCAACAGAAGTAATTTCATTACTATTTGGGGGAGGGAATCACCAACTTTTTGTGCAAACAATGCTAGCCTTCTTTTAAGCATTAAGAGCATAACTGCTTAAGAAATGACATAAGCAATAATTCTACACCTACATCTCCCctaaaataatctattttttttttacatatgtgCACAGCTTTAGCAAATTAAAGCCCGAGAGAAATGCTCGAAATCCACTATGCAGAGGCATAATCAGAGTTTACTGTAACTCATCATTTGGAGAGCTTACCAATCAAGGAGTCTGTAATGAAAGCTGCAGTTTccctctttcctattttttttccaacacacaaaaaaaaatcaatgactaGGAACTTAATACTGGATGACAAATCACATCCACACTATCAGTTAAATAGCCTCACAGTTAAACACATCTTAAAGACCAATCAAAtcagtatttacattttataaatttctgAAGACACCATTAGAAAGCTTATATATCCCTTCATTAAACAAAATAGGGAACTGCATCTGATGGTGGtggaatgaaattaaaaaaattaaaaatacctgTATTTACAGCAGCATTGATCCTTTataaataaagaatatgaaaatgcaaTTATCTTTAAGGATAATAAAAAATTGAGGTGATGTTACTCAACCACAGTGCTTGGAGTTGGACTAAAAATCTATTGGTGCTTGTTAATGTGCCAGTAGTGAAACCACTTTCTGTTGGAGAAAATCCAACTGTAAATATGTGCATGAGACACATATAACACAGGGCAAAATTGCTCAGAACGATTCAAGTCAGCTTATCTGTATTGGATATTCTAATCATGAAATACATTACGAAGACAtccttgcaaagaaaaaaaaaagttaacaacaTTTTCTGGTTCATTTTTATAGAACATTTCCTCCCTCACAAGTGGCATCTTAAAAATCTTAAACTCGTTCTTCCCTTGGTTTACAATCCTAATGAACAGATGTGGACAGCTGAATCTTCCATGTGATTACCTaattgggaaagaagaaaaaaaaaaaaaaaaacagcaaaatgttcaagtttaaaaaaatatactggGTGAGCAATGCACTAAAATTATCCACATAAAAACAAATGGATGGTCAGTAACCTTAGAAGCCAACATTGACATTTCAccaacaaaaatgtgaaaaattaacaTGTTCTCAAACAGGCATAAGATGAAGAAgtgctatttttaaattgtaaaatgaaCTCACATAATGTAAAATACCTTATGTTGTAATTTTTCACTCCAAATTGATAAATGATTTCAAAGTCAAGGATTAAGGTCTGATTGCAAACAGTACTGCAACATAATTTCACAAAAATCTTCAGATTCTAAAAAAGGGAATCACATTCTAATTTTCCCTCCCCAAGAAAATGTCTCACAATTACAAAGTAGAAAAACAGCCAGTcacaaatgccaaaaaaaaaacaaaacccaacacattataaatatgaaataatttctaGATTATCAATTCAGTATATTTCATAAGACAATTGTTgaagttaaaaatactttaaggTATTGCTTTTCATGCTCCAACTTGAGAATATTTTAATGACATCAATAAAACTGATATGCGGGTAATGCTGCATACTGAAGTGAAGTAGAACCCTGATTAAAAATATCCTTGTTGAAATCATTTACTTCATCTGACAGTGCCTGTTTGGAACCTatgattaaaaacacaaacagaacTCTTCCTAGAGGCTGAATTCCCTAGAATGAAATTTCAGTGTTTGTCCATAACGTGGGGTTAAGCCTtttcagagtttttgttttttgctctgtTTTGAAACCCCTGAGACACCATCTGTTTCCAAAGCTTTCTCTTTTGAGTTAATTTCACTAAATCCATTTGCTGTCCCATTTTGTTCTTCAGTGACTTCTTCATTTGCAGGGGAAGCAGATTctcctttttctaatttttgttgcATTTCACGGAGCTTGGTAACAGCTTTATCTATTGACATTATGCTAATAAGATTAAAGTCATGCATGCTGACTAGATGAAGCATGAAGTTTCGACATAAAttcttcttaattattttctgtCCATAGTTTTCTACAAACAGCATACAGGCATGATTCATTTGATTGTCAGCAATAAACCTAtttaacaaaaacacaaacacatcaaCAATAATACAAAGTATTTCTGTCAAAGGCCACAGTGATAACTATTACAGGACAGTAAGGCTATATCTAGGTAAGTGATGATTTAACTAGTAAAACCATAGTGAATCTGAGATTTGATCACCTGAATGAACTTaccattttaagaaatttaaagagGTTTAATTTAACCAGAGCTTAAACAGATGTCATTTGTTTTTCCTAATGATATTAGGAAATTAGCAGTTAAAAGTGTAAAATATCTTCTCTTGCCACTCCACTTTCATTAAGTGTATAACACTATTCTCTCAGTTTCCTATTTCAGAAGCAGTGTTTCTACACACTTTCGGTTCATGGTaaacttttgaaaaaatgaagatgTCACAACAATTGTGGTATAGGGTGACTGTTTTGGTGGAAAGCAAGgaataaaatctgaaagaacCAAATTAAACCAAATAGGAGATGGATGTTCAATTACCCACTGATACTCAAAACAGAATCTGTAAAATGTAAAAGCCTGATTGCAGATCTGAAAAAATACACGGAGTTTACCAACTACCTGACACTTTGTAATGCCAGTTTATAGTGAACCTAGTAGTTCTTATGCTGACAGATTTGGATCAGGAATTAAAATATAACTCAATTAAGTAATTTGACTAAAATTCTATCTTGAAACTGGCATATTaggacaaaaggagaaagagattaCAGCCAAACCTCCACATATATATTTACTCATAACTGAGTTTTAATGACTAGACCAGGGATgaggcaaacattttctgtaaaaggcTAAACAGTAAGAATTTTAGGCTTTGCAAGCCATacgtgggctttccaggtggcgctagtggtaaataaagacctcctgccaatgcaggagacataagagatgcgagtttgatccttaggttggaaagatcccctggaggagggcatggcaacccacaccagtattcttgcctggagaatcccatggacagaggagcctggtgggctacagtccgtagagtcacaaagagttggacacgactgaaacgaatTAGCAAGCCATATGTAATctctattgtcttcctctttgattttttacaACCCACTAAAAATGTGAAGACTATTCTTAGCTCAAGGAAGTTTACAAAAAAAAGGCTATAAGCGATGCACCTAGCCATCTGAACTAGAACTTAAAACACTTGAAGTTCTCCATTCcccaagaataaagaaaaaagcgCTCCTTcccatttatttcacttaacctttatttttttttttatttttttaaaaaatatggaacgcttcacaaatttgcgtgtcatccttgcgcagcaggggccatgctaatcttctctgtattgttccaattttagtatatgtgctgccgaagcgagcactcacttaacctttaaaggaaaaaacctTAGATGCATGTGCTATAGAAGAAAGCCTATTTGAGGGTCTAACACTAACGAAGGTAGAGAAGAATCTATGTACTGACAGGTAAATAGTTCACATAAGGAAGCAGATGTATAGGAAAAACAATGCTTCAGCCCCAAAGGCACAAGAAATTAGGATTGTTCTACCCTCAGCTTTATGAAATGGtagtaagaaataagaaaagttagttgtttatattttattctgaatAATAAGGCAGttaaaaattttgttaataaTTGTGTTAGTGGTTTTCAGGATTTCCAGGTGTGTAGCACACGGTGTATTATTTATGTATTCCCTagcaataaaaggaataaaagctGGGTTATTAAAAACATTAACTAAAAACCTGCTGTTAGATGGAGCTAGCACCTTACTTAAACATTCTCTGAAGATAACCATTTTTCTAATAGTTGAATTAGGTATTTAGGACAAATTATACCTAAATTTTAAGTAAGATCCTAACACAGATTTACAGAATGTGAAGCAACAAAAAGAACATAAAGGAAATGGAGTATTTAAATCTAGAAACACCCTACCCATGCTTCATGACATGGAGATTCCATAGTTTCAtcacttctttctctccttcattaACATCAGAAAATTCCTCAATTTGCTTTtaggaaaaaagagggaaaaaaaatctattagatGCAGAataaatataattgatatttctaagaaaaattgtgagaatgttaaaaacagaattttttgtAACTAAAAATACTATGACTTCTTTATATAGCAAAGCAGCAATGTTTCCAACATCTATTTAAGTGgtaattttaaaagggaaattctTAGTTATGAAATAGTTgcctttaaataaaatgaaaaaacacaaaatcacAAGAAGAAAACCTGTAATTCCTTTAGTTTgtaactattaataaaaatgacaCAATTACAAAAATTGTAGATTCCTGaattccttaatttaaaaaaatgctccTTAACATTATATCAAAAATTTAATTCATATTAAAGTTATTAGTTTTCTAACAAAATCATTTCATCATAAAACTGTAAAATCATTgtcaataatgatgatgatggtaatagCAACAAAACAGTAATAATTACGGTAATGGTTTTTTCTCTTAGccattcagggtctttttcatCTTCACTATCTACTTCCATTTCTTGTGGACGGAGTGGTAAACAAGTATCACTATGGAAATATAGGCGGTTGTGTCCACTACTGTATGTTCGCTGCTGTTCcacttctccatcttcagatTCAAGAAATTCAGACATacttgcttttgttctttttggCCTAATGAAAAGAAACGTTGATGTAATATTAAGTAACAGAGAGGGCTCACACTACTCAGTGTACATTCCTTTCTTACAGAGGTTTCTACCTAGGCATGCACACAGAAATTTCTACTGGGAGACACTTTAATCCCCCTATAACCACTAGAGCAGTAGCCACATTAACACAGGAAAAAGCTGTGAGGAGGAAGTGAGAAAACCGCTCTAACAACAGGGGCCAGGGAGGGTTACAAAGCAGTATACCACCCCAGAGACTTAGTTAACACTGAAATAAGAACTGCCACCTCAATAGTAGTTTTGACTGGCTTCCCTTTATTCCTCAAACATCAATAAAGTCAGAGAATAAACTCTTGCCACATGACCTTTTTACCTACCTGCACACAAGGATGTGTGTGATAGGTGTTCTCTTTACTGGTCCATTGCGACTAAAAGCAAATCCAGGTTGGCGATGAATATCCTGAGGATTTCCTGCATAGGAGCCATCATAACACTCGTTGATAGAAACATCTATCCTAGCACCTTTTGGATGATACTGTAACAAAAATGGCAAGgtgattagaaaaataaagtattaattATCCTATCTTAAATACCTATTCTTCCAACTTAACTAATTAAAGCGTACTTGTGGGTTCTTAAAtgttttgaaaactaaaataagCCAGGCATACCAGCATGGTGAACAGGAAGCCAAAAGATCTGGAGTCAAAAAGATCCATGTTAATATCCTGGCTGTGCCATTTATTGGCTTGGTAACTGTACAAATTACTTCTTGTCTGAGCAAGGATAAGGAAATTACCACGTAATTCAAAGAGCTGGGGTGAGGATTATGTGAGTCATTAGAGGTGCACTGTGCAAATATACACAAACACTGAATCATTAACCATAATTCATCCATAAACAATCCATTCAATGTAGAAACTTGGGCATTCTGCACAAAGTACAATTTTTGAAAGCCAAATTGTATCATAAGGTATagtagtgaaaaaaatgaaaagctactTACAACATAATTGAAGATAAATCTGCTATGGCAGAGTTTAAGATGTTTAAGTAAGCTATAAAGTTTGCGGCAGTTCAGGGTGCACCAAGGGCAATGTAGGTCATCTCTTGCTTCAGTTTGTTGTCTTGTATTGTTGTTATAAAGGAACTTTAAagataacaaaaaacaaaaagaacagcaCATCTCCAACTTACATGTCTCAAGATATTTTGTTAATATCaattttaaacataattaaaacaatataaaaggaaaatcaaGTCAGAggcattctttttatttaaatatgccAAAATACTTCAGATAGATAGAATGTGCAAAACAAAGGTATCTCATGATTACTTAAAAAAAGGGTCAGCTATGTTTACCtgataaaatattcttaatttttgtcGGTTTTCATTtgaagtatctttttcttttcttgtttgcaGATCTGTAGTCAatgattctttaacagctgaaaaCATATACTTTTAATGAAAATACTTGCttctaaaaagtgaaataatatctGCTGTGAACATAATTAATAAAGGTTTCACAAAATTCTTCTTGTGGCATTTAATACAATGTTTGTTCTCACCCTCCACTGATTTCAGGGGAACAATCCCTTTATCAGCAACCTAACCAGATACTAAGGTCTTTACTGGTAGGATCCCTTTTCTCCCCCCATTAAAATGTCCTAAAGCATTAGGACACCTATCATGTTCTAAAACACCTAAAACTAACCCCACGTAGCTATGCGCAGTCACTGGACTGCTTTAAGCACCCCGAGGCCAGAGGAAGGTTCTGATTGGTCTCTGTATTCCCAATGCACACCAGTGAGCAGACATCCACTAAATACTGGTTTAacagaaattaaatgaaaatgattgTAATAATATCATTCCAAATCCAAAACATaatcattattaataattttggTGTATTATTTTActgacttaaaaatgaaaatttgtatTTCTCCTGACATAAGTAATCATTTCATATGTACAACTTTGTAAAAATCTTTTCTTCTCAGTTTCTTGAAAACTCTTTTACTAGTATTTGGCCACAGAACACTTTGAGAAGTGCCCAGATTACTATTTCCTTGGAAAATCTTTCCCCTGACATGGgtcatttcttacatctcctgaaacTGACTCTAACTACGTGACTTGCACACAGCTAATGGACGGACTTGAGTGGTATATGTCAAAGACAGCTCCCTTCTGCCTTCTTAAGCAGTCTTAGATAAAAACACATGGATACTCTCAGGTCAAGGACAGTGTTCTCATCAAGcagataaaaaatgaaagaatgctgCAACCTGGGCCTTAACCCAACAGAGCTAACTGCTACAATTTGTAAGTGTTTCTCCTCTTAAAAATTTACTACAAAATTTAACCTGATAAAATTCAGGTTATAATAATCCTCTTCCAGTCCCCAAACTGTTCAAATATTCTTAAATGGTTAAGTCAGTTCTATAACATAAACAAATTTCTACGTAAATTTGAAAAAGCACATAGTTTCAAAGCCCTTTATAGCTGCAATTCCAAACTACAAAGCTCTGAAAACCAATCATTTCCTCATGAGTTTGAGACAAATTTATTTAATGGAAAAACTTATCCTAAACTGACATAAAGCTATCTATAGACCTCATATGAAGATAGTATGTAATATATGGCatgtatactatatattataccataattctaaaattaaaaaaataaataaaatttaaaaaataaaaaatctccaAAATTCCCACATACCTCTAGTGAATAAAGTACTGTTGATTAGCACTTCATCACAAAACTTTAGGAGAACCATAATTTACTCATAGTGTGTCTAGTAAGTCAAATAATATTTCCAAAGATTACTGGAGCAAAAGACAAATTAATCTAAAACCTAAGTCCTAACTCTACAAAGCATTATTTTGACAGCAAAGTCTTCATACCAATAGTTTGAGTAGGTTTTACTGAACCAGGCTTATTTTCTTGATGGAGACTCTCTGAATTTCTAGTGGCAAGAGGTTTGGCGATAGGAGCAGTAGATTTATCATTGGTCTCTCCTGTCCAACGAAGAGTGAACTGCAACGTAGGTCCCTGAGAAAATGTTTCAAATGGAGGCAgtctctaaaaaagaaaaaacatggaaacagtgaagaTCCCAAAAAATGAATTGAGAGAAATTgtaggagtaaaaaaaaaaaacacttattatGACATATTAATGTGGAATTGACTTCAATGAAcagatttttcctttaaaaacccCCAAATGCCTACATGGATAGCcagggaaataaaataataaatgtatggcGCAGTAAAGACTGTATATAGTACTAGAGGGCTCAGACTAGCAATTGCTAAACTGGTTCCCCATACAAACACTGGCCCAATACAGCcagattttcagacttttttctaAGTTCTCATGAAAAATACTCCCATTTTTATTTGCTGGTaactaacaaattaaaaaaaaacacacaaaaactatGGTACCCAAAGCCTGCCAGTTTGCAACTTCTGTAACGACGACCAATTACTTTTGACTGAATTGAATGGTTTTAGCAATGAATAATTTTTGACTTCTCAGCTTCACTAACGACTGCCCTTGCTTCTCTGAATTTTAGGACACTGAAgctttcctcctcctcatccgATCACTTACAAAACCACTCTTCGCTTGGTCTCCTTAATTAATTCCTAGCTAACATTTAGCCACAAGCCCCAATCTCTCACCTATTCTCAAGGATTTACCTATTAGATTATTCCCAAATTGCTTCTCCCTTCTTTACACTTAGAGCTCTAAACATTGTTACTTGGATATCCAGGTCATCCTGAACTAAAATATGTTTAGATATGAATCTattatcttttcttcttatttttgtaCACTTATTTTTGTCCCAAGCATTATCATTCTACTAGTgaccctaaagaaggaaatggcaacccactccagtgttcttgcctggagaatcccagggacaggggagcctggtgggctgctgtctatggggtcgcacagagtcggacacgactgaagcgacttagcagcagcagcgaccCTAAACTAAAAATTTCAGAATTACATTTGAAACCTATTCTTGCTATTCTCATATAATTACCACATGCAGATTCTCACTACAGTATCTTACTACTAGAGAGCAGTATCCCAGCTGCTCTCTCTGCTTCTAGTTCTTACTTCTCAGTCCATATTCAGGAGACCAAGTAATTTTTGTCAAAGATGCTTTCAGGCTATTCCTTTTGATAGAAATCTTCaatgattttctcttttactgCCACACAGTCTAATCTCCTTCTACATCTTTATTACAAATAATccttttaaaactataattttagacagaagtgaagtgaaagggtATTCATATAAACCAATTCTGACAGTGAGTCTGTATCTAGGAATTTATCTTGTAAAAATACTTGCAatgcaaaaagatacatgtacaagTGAGTACAAGTATACTCACAACAACatttgttaaaatgttaaaaaaattaaaataatcgaATTATCAACTTAAGTGACATTAGTTTAGCAATTTATGGGACATTTACTTAACAGAGTAACATAGAGCTGTTAAAAAGAAGCAAATCTATATGACCTGATTTAAAAGGATACCTCAATTTCTTGGGAAAACCCCCAAGCTCATatattagttcaattcagttgcccagtcgtgtccaactctttgcaaccccatggactacagcatgcatATAAACTCATACTCGTTATATGATATAATAATTCTATTTTCTCATGAAGaaacttaaactttaaaaaagaaatttaatattgTCTCAATTTCTTGGAAAAACAACAATCCTATTTTCTCAAGAATAAATTtagactttaaaaattttgaaacataaaaatacCAAATACCTGCAGAAAATTCAAGCACTGTAGATACATATAAAGAGTTAAggtgtttccaatttttcactatttaaaaatttcaggCAAGACTTATTACCTAGATCTTTTCAGTTATCTAGTTACTACCTTGTGACAAAATTGTAAAATGTACTGTTATATCAAATTGTTAATGACTATATacacaattaaaattttcattcataTTGTCAGTCTCCCCTCCAGTCAAGTTAATATCAACTTATTCTTAACTTAAAGCATTCTACGAGAATATATGTCCTCACATCTCCAACTAGAAACTGTCAACCTCTTTTAACTGTTGTCAAACTAGTAATCAAAAGCTAGTAATCTCTGATTTTGTCTTTGAATACTAGTAAAgttgagtatctttttaaaaagcttactaGTCATCTGTATCTGTTGCTTTAAGACCTGTCAGactgttctttatccatttttcct includes:
- the SUZ12 gene encoding polycomb protein SUZ12 isoform X1, with the protein product MAPQKHGGGGGGGSGPSAGSGGGGFGGSAAVAAATASGGKSGGGGCGGGGSYSASSSSSAAAAAGAAVLPVKKPKMEHVQADHELFLQAFEKPTQIYRFLRTRNLIAPIFLHRTLTYMSHRNSRTNIKRKTFKVDDMLSKVEKMKGEQESHSLSAHLQLTFTGFFHKNDKPSQNSENEQNSVTLEVLLVKVCHKKRKDVSCPIRQVPTGKKQVPLNPDLNQTKPGNFPSLAVSSNEFEPSNSHMVKSYSLLFRVTRPGRREYNGMINGETNENIDVNEELPARRKRNREDGEKTFVAQMTVFDKNRRLQLLDGEYEVAMQEMEECPISKKRATWETILDGKRLPPFETFSQGPTLQFTLRWTGETNDKSTAPIAKPLATRNSESLHQENKPGSVKPTQTIAVKESLTTDLQTRKEKDTSNENRQKLRIFYQFLYNNNTRQQTEARDDLHCPWCTLNCRKLYSLLKHLKLCHSRFIFNYVYHPKGARIDVSINECYDGSYAGNPQDIHRQPGFAFSRNGPVKRTPITHILVCRPKRTKASMSEFLESEDGEVEQQRTYSSGHNRLYFHSDTCLPLRPQEMEVDSEDEKDPEWLREKTITQIEEFSDVNEGEKEVMKLWNLHVMKHGFIADNQMNHACMLFVENYGQKIIKKNLCRNFMLHLVSMHDFNLISIMSIDKAVTKLREMQQKLEKGESASPANEEVTEEQNGTANGFSEINSKEKALETDGVSGVSKQSKKQKL
- the SUZ12 gene encoding polycomb protein SUZ12 isoform X2, whose translation is MAPQKHGGGGGGGSGPSAGSGGGGFGGSAAVAAATASGGKSGGGGCGGGGSYSASSSSSAAAAAGAAVLPVKKPKMEHVQADHELFLQAFEKPTQIYRFLRTRNLIAPIFLHRTLTYMSHRNSRTNIKSLSAHLQLTFTGFFHKNDKPSQNSENEQNSVTLEVLLVKVCHKKRKDVSCPIRQVPTGKKQVPLNPDLNQTKPGNFPSLAVSSNEFEPSNSHMVKSYSLLFRVTRPGRREYNGMINGETNENIDVNEELPARRKRNREDGEKTFVAQMTVFDKNRRLQLLDGEYEVAMQEMEECPISKKRATWETILDGKRLPPFETFSQGPTLQFTLRWTGETNDKSTAPIAKPLATRNSESLHQENKPGSVKPTQTIAVKESLTTDLQTRKEKDTSNENRQKLRIFYQFLYNNNTRQQTEARDDLHCPWCTLNCRKLYSLLKHLKLCHSRFIFNYVYHPKGARIDVSINECYDGSYAGNPQDIHRQPGFAFSRNGPVKRTPITHILVCRPKRTKASMSEFLESEDGEVEQQRTYSSGHNRLYFHSDTCLPLRPQEMEVDSEDEKDPEWLREKTITQIEEFSDVNEGEKEVMKLWNLHVMKHGFIADNQMNHACMLFVENYGQKIIKKNLCRNFMLHLVSMHDFNLISIMSIDKAVTKLREMQQKLEKGESASPANEEVTEEQNGTANGFSEINSKEKALETDGVSGVSKQSKKQKL